The sequence GCGCTCGGCGTCGTTCAACAACATCCAGGCGCTGAACGTGCTGCTGCCGGGCACGCTGGTGGCCGACATGGTCGCGATCCTCGGCTCGATGTTCTTCGTCGTCGGCGACATCGACAAGTAGCCCGGTGCCCGGGCGCCGTTGCCGCCGTCCCGGCGGAGGCGGTCAGCGCGCCGCGGCCGTCAACGCGCGGCGCCCCGCAGGTCGCTGACGTCGAGCTGCTCGGTGTCGTCGTGGGCGGTGAGGTCGATCACCTCGGCCGCGGCCGGCTCGTGGTCGGGCGTGGCGGCCGGCGCGGACGCGGTGACGGCCTCGGGCTCGGCCGCTGGCGCGGGGACCGCGGCGGGCGCGGGGATCGCGGCGGGCGCGGCGAGCTGCACCGGGGTGGCCGCGGGAAGCGACTTGTGGGTGCCGAAGAAGTCGAAGCCGCCGACCGCGCGATGGGCCTGGGCGGCGGTGGAGCGGCCCGGCTGGGCGTAGGGCAGGACGGCCGCCGCGGTGGCCGCGGGCACCAGGCGGTGCTCGCGGACCGGGAGCGCCTGCGACCCCGACGCGTGCTTGCCCTGCGGCTCGTCCGCGGCCGCGGCGTCCCGGCGCCGGGCGTCCTCGACGGTGCGCTGCGCCTGCTGGGTGGCGGCGTTGCGCGCGAGGTTGCGCAGCGCGTCCGCGGCCTTGAGGTAGGCGGCGGGGCCGACCGCGGCCACCCCGGTGCCCAGCGCGATCCGGGGCGCCGTGGCGCCCTCCCGCTGGAGCCGGCGCCGCGCCTCCAGGGCCCGGGCCCGCTCGCTCTCCGCGGTGGCGTAGCGCCGCAGCAGATCGGCGTGCTCCGAGCGCAGCCGCGCCAGCTCCGACCGCTTGCCGCGCAGCTTCTTCTCCAGCCGGCCGCGGATCTCCCTGGACTCCTCCAGGTCGGTCTCCAGCTCGGCCACCCGCTCGTCGGTCTTCCACTCGTCGCGCGTCCGCAGCGCGGTCAGCTCCGCGACCTCGCGCCCGGCCGAACGGTCCCAGGTCCGCGCGAGCAGCGCCCCGGCCACCGCGACGAGCGCGATCGCCACCGCGAGCACCCGCAGCAGCTCCGTATCACCGGCGAAGACCGATATGACGGCCAGTACGGCCGCGGTGCCTGCGACGGTCAGCGGCGGCATCATCCGGTGCAGCGGCTGGGAATGGCGGTGACGTCCACGGGGCATGGCCAGAAATTTAGCGTGCGCAAGGCTTCCGTGGGGGCCCGGGGCCCTAATTTTCGGGGGGTTTGGCCGTACCGTTGCGCATGTTCGTCACCCACTGCGCATGACCGGACGCGGCACGTGCGCACGGACATATTGGATCTTGGTCACCCGGGGCCCCACGCGTCAGGACCGCCGGTCGGGCGGTCACCGCACGGGGTGCGCGCCCGGCCCGATCGGCGGGTGCGGAACGGTCGGACGGCCGTCGGGCGGGGTGACCGGCAGGCCCGCCGCGCGCCACGCCTGGAAGCCGCCGACGAGGTCGGTCGCGCGGTGCAGGCCGAGGTCGTGCAGGGAGGCGGCCGCCAGCGACGAGGCGTAACCCTCGTTGCAGAACACGATGACGGGCAGGTCGTGGCCGGTGGCGTGCGGGAGGCGGTGCGAGCCCTCCGGGTCGAGCCGCCACTCCAGTTCGTTGCGCTCCACGATGACCGCGCCGGGCACGGTGCCGTCGCGGTCGCGCAGCGCGCCGTAGCGGATGTCCACCAGCAGCGCGCCGCCGTCGCGGGCGGCCGCGGCGGCCTCGGCCGGGGAGAGCCGGGCCAACCGGGTGCGTACGGCGGCCAGATGGTCCGCTATCGACCGGGATGTCCCGGAAGGACCGCCCTGTGTGCCGGTCATCCGCGTCACCACTCCTCGGGGCGCTCGACGAACTCCAGCCGCAGCGTGCTGTCCTTGCGGCTGTAGCGGCGCATCAGCGGCAGCGGCGGGTAGTACGCGTGCACGGACACCGCGTGGGTGGTCTCGGACACGTTCACCACCTGGTGCACGTGCTCGCGGCCGAACGCGCGGCCCTTGCCCTCGGGCAGGACGCGGCGCCGGTCCACGCCGTCGGCGAGTTCCAGCGACCGCCAGCCCTCGGTCGGCAGCGGCACCGCCAGCGAGTGCTCGGTCAACTCGCCCGCGGCGGTGACGAAGACGCCGTACGAGCCGCCGTGGTCGTGCCAGCCGGTCTCGGCGCCGGGCGGCCAGCCGATCAGCCACGCCTCGGCCCCGCCGGGTCCTTCCAGCCGCCGCCAGGTGCGGCCTTCGGCGTCCAGCGGGAGTTCGGACACGACGGCGGCGTCGGCGGCGATCGAGCGGGCGAAGTCGAGGAGTTCGGCGGCGGTGGGCGCCGGGGACACGGCCGGCGCGGGGGCCTCAAGTGCCTCGGCGGGAGCCGTCGGAGCGGAAGTCGCCGGAGCGACGGCCGTGGAGCCGGCGGAGGACACGGGAGAGGCAGCGGGAACGGCGGACATGGGTTACCACCCGAAGGGAGGAATGCGCGGACGACGCGCGGGCGAACGGTGGGCCGAGGGCGCGCGTCAGCGCGCGGCCGTACACACGCAGCCCGCGTACCGGAGGAGGTCGAGATGGACCCTCCGGTGCAGATGCAGGCGCGTGCCGTTCACGGAACGGACTGAACCATCTCCGGCCCCGCCGGTCAAGTGCGCAGCTCACAGCGGATCGGCCGCCGCGCCGGCCGATCCTCGCGGCGGCCCGGCGCACGGGGCTCGCCCGCACGGGACCGGCTCACTGGATCAGCCCAGCCGACCCGCGTGCCGAGGAGTCCGCCGCGCCGGGCCCGCCCCGCCGGACCGCCTGACGGGCCCGGCTCAGCGGGAGCGCTGCGCGGGCGTGCCGTGCTGCCGGTCGTCGTCCTCGGGAAGCCTGCAGACGCGTTCCAGGAACAGCGCCGCCGCCACCACCGCGATCCCGGCCAGCACCGCCAGCCCCGCGTAGATGGCCTGCTGCCGCCGGGGGTCCATGTCGAGCTTGTACATCACCAGGAAGATCCCGGTGCCGCCGTACATCCCCACCACGAGGGACGCGACCAGCGCGCTGGCCTGCCCGAAGACGACCGCGCGGGCGGCGGCGAGCGGATCGACGCCCTTCGCGCCGGGCTGCCGCTCACGCTGGGCCCGCAGCCGGGACCTTATCGACAGCGCGGTGGCGAAGAGCGCGGCGGCGATCAGCGCGAGCACGACGGGCGCGGCGAGCGGCACCCCCGGCAGCGTCCCGAAGGTGTCCCACAACTTCGCCGCCGCCCACGACAGCACACCCGCGACCACGAAGATGCCGGCCAGCGTCCTGATCCGCAGGGTCCTCACCGGGTGTCCGCCTCCACGTCTTTCCACACGTTCCGGTACGCGGATACGGGATTCGCGTACGTACTCGCCGAATATGCCGGCGCAGGTCCCAACGATTATTCGGGCAGCCGGAGTTCCACGTCGCCGCGCCGCCGTACGCCGCCGTCGCCGACCGCGGCCAGCAGTTCGGCGACCGGGCCACGGCCGGGCAGCACGGCGGCCGGTTGCACGTCGTGCCACGGCACCAGGACGAAGGCCCGCTCGTGCGCCCGCGGGTGCGGAAGGGTCAGCACCGGGTCGTCGGACACGCAGGCGTCGTACGCCACGATGTCGACGTCGATGGTGCGCGGGCCCCAGTGCTCGGTGCGCACCCGCAGGTACGCCTCCTCGATGGCGTGGGCGCGCTCCAGCAGGGAGGCCGGCGGCAGCGTGGTGCGCACCACCACGACCGCGTTGAAGTACGTCGGCTGGCTGCCCTCGGGGACGCCCCACGGCTCGGTCTCGTACACCGGGGAGACTTCCTTGACCCGCACCCCCGGGGTGTCCTCCAGGGCGTCCACGGCGCCTTGCAGGGTCTCCAGGCGGTTGCCCAGGTTTCCGCCCAGCGCGATCACCGCGGTGCGCGGGTTCTGCAGGGTGCTGTCGGCGGCGTCGACCCGGGCGGTCACCTCGGCCGGCACGGGCTGCACGGTCGGATCGGCCACCCCGTACTCAGGAGCGTGTCCGGTGCTGTAGTCGGGATTCTCCGCACTCACGGGCGCCTCCGGGTGATCGTCACGGTCACGTCGTCGAACGGCACGGTGATCGGCGCGTCCGGCTTGTGCACGGTCACCTCCACCTCCTCCACCTGAGCGTGCCCCAGGCACGTGTCGGCAATGCGCTGGGCGAGGGTTTCGATGAGGTTGACCGGCTCGCCGGAGACGACGGCCGCGACCTGTTCGGCCAGCACACCGTAGTGCACGGTACGCGTCAGGTCGTCACCGGCCGCCGCCGCGGACGTGTCCAGGCCGAGCGCGAGATCGACCACGAAGGTCTGGCCGTCCGCCCGTTCGTGGTCGAACACGCCGTGGTTGCCGCGGATGCTCAGCCCGCGCAGTGTGACCCGGTCCACGCTGCTCACTCCTCCGTACCGTCGCCGGCGCCGCGCCGGCCGCGGCCGTCGTCGCCGTCGTCGCCGTCGTCCTTGCCGTCGCCGCCGTCATCGGCCTCGGTGGTGCCGTCGCCGGCCTCTTCGTCGTGCCCGTCGGTGTCGCCACCGTCGCCGTCGCCGTTGTCGCCGCCGCCGTTGTCGTTGTCGCCGCCGTCCAGGTCCTCGGCGTCGGCCTTCGCGGCCTCCAGGACCTCGCCGAGCACGTCCTCTATGGCGGCGTCGACGTCGTCGGCCGCGATGTCGTCGTCCTCGTCGTCGTCATCCTCCTCCGCGAGCACCGGGGAGCCGTGGTGCGCCCACAGCCGCCAGCCCTCGGAGGTGCGCCGGAAGATGTTCGTGGCGACCACCAGGCCGCCGACCAGGGCGCCCGCGGAGCCGTCCTCCTCGGCGGGGCCGCCGGTGAGGATGTTCTCGGTGCAGGTCACCAGCGCGGCGTCGCCGTCGACCGCGACCTCCACGTCGGTGAGGAAGAACTGGATGTACTCCGTGTTCGCCATGATCAGCGCGTACGAGCGCATCACCTCGCGCCGCCCGCGCAGCACCGGCCAGCCGGGGTGCACCGTCGAGACGGACTCGGCGAGCGGGCCGGTCAGCACGGCCGCCTCCAGCTCGTCGAGGTTGGAGTGCTCGATCGCGTCGTAGAACGCCTGGTTGGCCCGCTCGACCGCGCGCGACTCCGCGGTACGCCCCGTCACGCCTGTCCCTCGGGGGTCTCGGCGACCGCGCCGGAGCCGGCGGCCTCGATGGCGCGGGCCACCCGTACCGCGTCGGCGCTCGCCCGCACCTCGTGCACCCGCACCGCCCACGCGCCCTCGCGCGCGGCGATCGCGGTCACCGCGGCGGTCGCCGCGTCCCGTTCCCTGGCCGGCGGCGGCGCGGCCTGCGCGGTCCCGGCCAGCACCCGGCCGAGGAACCGCTTGCGGGAGGCGGCGACCAGCAGCGGGCGGCCCAGCGCGGCCAGTTCGGGCAGGTGCGCGAGCAGCGTCAGGTCGTGCTCGGCGGTCTTCGCGAAGCCCAGGCCCGGGTCGACCACGATCCGTTCGGGCGCGATGCCGCCCTCCAGCGCCCGGGTCAGCCCGGTCCGCAGTTCGGCGAGCACCTCACCGAGCACGTCGCCGTAGACCGCGCGGTTGTTCATGTCGATGCTGCGGCCGCGCCAGTGCATCACCACGAACGGCACCGCGGCCGACGCGACCACCGGGACCATCGCCGGGTCGGCCAGGCCGCCGCTGACGTCGTTGACCAACCGGGCGCCGGCCGCGACCGCCTGCTCGGCGACGGACGCGCGCATCGTGTCCACGCTCACCAGCACCCCGGAGGCCGCCAGCTCGCGCACCACCGGGATCACCCGGCGCAGCTCCTCCGCTTCGTCCACCCTCGCCGCTCCGGGCCGGGTGGACTCCCCACCCACGTCGACCAGGTCAGCGCCCTGCGCGACCAGGTCCAGGCCGTGCTTCACCGCCAGTTCCGGATCGAACCACTGCCCGCCGTCGGAGAACGAGTCGGGCGTGACGTTCACCACACCCATGACGGCGCAGCGATCCCACCGCGGCAGTCCGACCGGTCCGCTCCGCGCCTGTGACGTACTCATGCGCCCAGCGTACGGGTCTGTCCCTACGCCGCCGACTCGCCTCCGGGCGCCGGGCCGGGCGCTACGCCACGAACTTCCGCTCGGGGGCGTCCTCCAGGGAGGCGTAGCCGGGCTTGTGGCGGTGGGCGGGGCGGGCGGCGCGGCCGGGCAGGAAGCGCTGGAGGGCGTCGGGCAGCGGCAGCGACAGGGTGACGAAGCCCTCGGCCTGCATGATGGCGAAGCCGATCCGGGGCAGGTCGCGCGAGTTGGGGAAGACCAGGAACCGCGGCACCCACTGGGGCTGGAACTTGGCGTTGAACTTGTACAGCGACTCGATCTGGAACCAGCGGGACAGGAACACCAGCAGCCCGCGCCATCCGCGCAGCACCGGCCCGGCGCCGATCCGCTCACCGCGGGCCAGTGCCGAGCGGAACATCGCGAAGTTCAGCGAGACGTGTTTCACGCCCAGCTCGGGCGCCTTCTGCAGGGCGGCCACGATGAGGAGTTCGTTGAGCCCGGGGTCGGCGGCGCGGTCGCGCCGCATCAGCTCCAGGGACATGCCGTCCGTCCCCCAGGGCACGAAGTGCAGGACGGCCCGCAGGTCGCCGAGTTCGGGGTGCGCGGCGTCCGGCTCGCACTCCTTGTGGGCGGTGACGACCACGCAGTCCCCGTCGGTCTCCTCGCCGAACCGGCCGAGCGCCATGGAGAAGCCCCGCTCGGTGTCGGTGCCGCGCCAGGCGTCCGCGGCGAGCCGCACCCGCTGCTTCTCCTCCTCGGTCAGCTCGTGCACCCGCCGCACCCGGCAGACGTATCCGCACCGCTCGATCCGCTTGACCATCTGCCGTACGTTCCGCATCGCCCGCCCGGCCAGCGTGAAGTCCACGACGTCCACGATCGCCTCGTCGCCGAGTTCCAGGGCGTCCAGGC comes from Streptomyces sp. NBC_00448 and encodes:
- a CDS encoding DUF3180 domain-containing protein, encoding MRTLRIRTLAGIFVVAGVLSWAAAKLWDTFGTLPGVPLAAPVVLALIAAALFATALSIRSRLRAQRERQPGAKGVDPLAAARAVVFGQASALVASLVVGMYGGTGIFLVMYKLDMDPRRQQAIYAGLAVLAGIAVVAAALFLERVCRLPEDDDRQHGTPAQRSR
- the folK gene encoding 2-amino-4-hydroxy-6-hydroxymethyldihydropteridine diphosphokinase, coding for MSAENPDYSTGHAPEYGVADPTVQPVPAEVTARVDAADSTLQNPRTAVIALGGNLGNRLETLQGAVDALEDTPGVRVKEVSPVYETEPWGVPEGSQPTYFNAVVVVRTTLPPASLLERAHAIEEAYLRVRTEHWGPRTIDVDIVAYDACVSDDPVLTLPHPRAHERAFVLVPWHDVQPAAVLPGRGPVAELLAAVGDGGVRRRGDVELRLPE
- a CDS encoding cysteine dioxygenase; translation: MSAVPAASPVSSAGSTAVAPATSAPTAPAEALEAPAPAVSPAPTAAELLDFARSIAADAAVVSELPLDAEGRTWRRLEGPGGAEAWLIGWPPGAETGWHDHGGSYGVFVTAAGELTEHSLAVPLPTEGWRSLELADGVDRRRVLPEGKGRAFGREHVHQVVNVSETTHAVSVHAYYPPLPLMRRYSRKDSTLRLEFVERPEEW
- the folP gene encoding dihydropteroate synthase; its protein translation is MSTSQARSGPVGLPRWDRCAVMGVVNVTPDSFSDGGQWFDPELAVKHGLDLVAQGADLVDVGGESTRPGAARVDEAEELRRVIPVVRELAASGVLVSVDTMRASVAEQAVAAGARLVNDVSGGLADPAMVPVVASAAVPFVVMHWRGRSIDMNNRAVYGDVLGEVLAELRTGLTRALEGGIAPERIVVDPGLGFAKTAEHDLTLLAHLPELAALGRPLLVAASRKRFLGRVLAGTAQAAPPPARERDAATAAVTAIAAREGAWAVRVHEVRASADAVRVARAIEAAGSGAVAETPEGQA
- the folB gene encoding dihydroneopterin aldolase, which codes for MDRVTLRGLSIRGNHGVFDHERADGQTFVVDLALGLDTSAAAAGDDLTRTVHYGVLAEQVAAVVSGEPVNLIETLAQRIADTCLGHAQVEEVEVTVHKPDAPITVPFDDVTVTITRRRP
- a CDS encoding rhodanese-like domain-containing protein; its protein translation is MTGTQGGPSGTSRSIADHLAAVRTRLARLSPAEAAAAARDGGALLVDIRYGALRDRDGTVPGAVIVERNELEWRLDPEGSHRLPHATGHDLPVIVFCNEGYASSLAAASLHDLGLHRATDLVGGFQAWRAAGLPVTPPDGRPTVPHPPIGPGAHPVR